The Epinephelus moara isolate mb chromosome 21, YSFRI_EMoa_1.0, whole genome shotgun sequence DNA window aaggcatAGTCagatgtatatatacatacatacatgctaATTAGACATCAAGCAAACATATTTCCGCATGAAAAGTACCATTGTGCTTAAATCTGCCAAATTCTTCCAGATTGACATTGAAGTGAATGGAGAGCCAGTGGAGCTGCACATGAAGCTTGGTGACAATGGAGAGGCCTTTTTTGTCCAGGAAGCTGAGCAGCTGAATGTAAGTACCCAATTAACTACACACAGTAATTAAGTCACCCGCTGTTTGAAAAATAAGAATGAAATGACAATACAGCTGTGGGTTATTAACACAGACTTTGATTTAGATTTGCTTTTGCTGTGTGAAGCTTAGCAGCAAAAGTTAAGTGAGATATTGAATGGgctgcaaattatttttcaatcaCACATCGACAGCAGCATCTGTCCGGGTTTCTAATGTGCTGTGTTGCTTGTCAAGCAGAgaccttttttaaataatgggCTTATAATAAATTGTTTAGTGTTTGAGCCGAGCAGCTAATGTCCTCATCCTTTGATATATTTGTTATTCAATTAAATGTGATCACAATGCCTTAACCAGAACCAACAACAGTCTTAACTCTGACTGCAAAGCACACGTGTAGGGAAATGTTTGTGCGGGGAAATAATGGCTCCACAGCTGTGTAGCTGCCACATTTGACTGGAGACCTTTTGCTCAAGCTTTCCAAACTCTAATTGTGACAACTATccagtgacaacaaccctgttTTACTGGACTTCAGTCTGAGGCTAGGATCAGACACTAAGAACCATTAATGCTTCTTTGGTTTGCACTTGTTTAAATGTATCCTAAGCCTCAAGTCACTGATTCTCATCGATCCTTAAGCAGATTGTCCCTGCCCACCTGGCCACCTCTCCAATCCCCACCGAGAGTCACCTATTCTGGATCTCAGAGGTTGAGCACAGGCCACCAAAGGATCTGGAGGATGACCCCGCTGACCCAGAGGACCCACCCGAGCCTCCTGCTCCGAGCACCATGGccacaaaaaagaagaaacgaCGGAGGAAGAAGCATAAAGGAGACCCCCGAAGAGAGGAGCTGACCCCGCCCATGTCAGTCACTACCAGTAATGCTATTGCTGCTAACACACCTGCTGCTACGACTGCTGCTATGTCCAGCACTGGGCAAAATGAAGAGATCTTTGAGATGGACATGAGCTCTGACGAGGAAGCTGCTGCACATGTCTCAAGGTAGGTTTAGGGTCAGTGCTCACTGTTATAGCAGGGATCTGTTTAAACACAGATTAATTATGTATCCGTTTCACTCTCTCTATACAGGTCACCTTCAGTGACCACAATGCGAGATATTGACCCCAAATTACCCGCAGCTAGACACAGCCTCGATGGTTATCCAATGTCTGATGGGGACTGGCCTGCGAATGACAGGTATGTATTGACATGAACAGAGAGCCGTCAGCAAGAGTGTGGCCGAGATACGTAAATAGACTCTATCTTATTGATTGTTTGCATTTGCTTATCTATCCCTTTAGTCACGGCTTGTCTCAGGCCTTTTCCCCAAAGAGTGACTCCGAGCTGATGGTCAGGCCCTCAGAGAGTTTACTCAGAGCTGAGTCCCACATGCAGTGGACCTGGGGGGAGTTTCCAGAAACAACCAGGGTAAGCACCTCTCTCCTGTCATGATTTTTGGTCAGATAATTAAGTGCCAGAAGCAGTATCTGCTGATACCAGTCACTGGGTTTATTTGAAGCCTTTTATTGTGTagcattatatatttatttaactatTCTTAACAACGTTGTAAATCAAGTATTACAACTAAGAGATAAGAAAGAATCACTAATTGACAACTGTTTATTTATTGGCAGCCAACACGTGCAACATATTATCTGCTCTGTCTCACAGACACAACTTAACCACAGCAGCCTGCACTTGGTTATTGGGAACAGCTTGGAACATAAGAAATATAGCTTTCCTGCAGAATAATAtgaaatgttacaaaataaaattaaaacaaacacaacacttgaGTTAGCACAATGAATTGTAGTGAGGCACTAGTGTTAATTttataagctttttttttatttggtctTAATCCTGTGGCGAATATCgttgttaatttttttatcatattaagTTAATTTCAtcctgttttttggggggtttttttgtagTCAAGTTATAGGTTAAACAAGGCCATAACTATTTTACTATAGTTTTAGTCGATGAAAACTGTTCCTATTCCTTTTTAGTCATCAGATTATATCAAAGATTTTGGTCACTCTAGGcgaaattttgttttgttttttgaaaaagtTATTTCAcataagatttttttcttatcaTTACCTGGATCACTCTCATTGACAGATACATAGTTCTTGTCATACTGTCCTCTTAGTGACCTTTTCCCCCTGATATCCAAAATCCAGGTCACCAAAAAAGAGAAACCAGAGCTTATAAAAACCGTGACCATCACCCCATCAGAGAGCACCCACTTCCGCGTCATCCTCAGCTCTGAGGCCATGGAGAACGAGTCTGAGATCGAAAGGGGAGAGggtgcctcctcctcctcctcctcagtgtgtACCATTGTTAAGCCCGAGCCACGCACCCCTATTACCACTATGACACCTGTGATTCCTCTGGCATCTGTTGGTACCATAACCTCTGTAAGTCCTGTTTCCCCCACGGAGCCCCTGGATGTTTTGCCACCCAATGTAGCAACCTCCACCCCTTTCAGCAGCCAACAGAGTGATTCACCCTCAAAGAAGAAAGGTGCGTTATTGCAGCCTCTTTGAGACATGTCCTTTTTAGTTATGATCGCACATTAACTGgtaaatgtttctgttgtttgatGTAGGTGTCCCAAAGAGGAGCCAGCATCAGGGTCCTGAGGATATCTACCTAGATGACCTGAATGTACTTGAACCTGATGTTGCTGCACGATATTTTCCTAAGAGGTTAGATTATGAAAGAGGCACCTAATTAATGTCACTGCCTGACCTGTTCTAATTAAAAACGGAAAGCTAAATTAGGTCTATTTTAAAActaaacaaagcaaaaatattCTCCTTCTAGACCAGCATTATGATATGTTGTTCTCTCTTTGTTCCTTCAGCGAGTCTGAGGCAGCGACAAAGCACTGGATGGACTCAGAGATGCACTCTGGTTCACAGTCCCCGCAGTCGGTGGGCAGTGCAGCTGCTGACAGCGGGACAGAGTGTCTGTCTGACTCAGCTAGTGACCTCCCAGACGTCACTCTTTCTCTGTGCGGAGGCCTCACAGAAAATGCTGAAATATCCAAAGGTACGCCAGAATGGCCCTCATAAAAAATGTAGGCGAAAGTGCACTTAGGACTTTTATGCAGGATAGAAAGTTAGCCTCAGCcagtagagaaaaaaaactaaattcatTGTGTAACTACAAAGTTTTACCAACTGCATTAACGTCATTAGAAGGCGTCCAGCCACTGTTGGTGGAGGCTCTATTACATAGAAAAAACCAGACTGCTTTGTGTAATGGTAACAGTGTTGGCACCCACATTTCCATTTAAGGCCACAAGTGTCTATTTTACAAGGGCTGAAACAGTACTTTATCTCTTGTGTCTTAAACACTGTTCTGGAAGTGTCAAAACGTCACTTGATGTCAATTAAATACAAGTATTTATCATCTacatgtgtgtgcttttgtaaACTTTTCTGAGCGTGTCTTATAAGCCCTCAGCTGATGTGGCTGAGGGAAGAAAAAGTTTCCTGACCTTTCTGTCTGGCGTTAAGTAAGATGATATGGCTCACCACCGCTGACCTTTTCATGTGCTGTCCTTAATTAATGTTCCCTGTCTTTTGTGTTTGCAGAAAGGTTCATGGAGCACATCATCACCTATCATGAATTTGCTGAAAACCCAGCAATTATAGATAACCCCAACCTGGTTGTAAAGATAGGAAATAGGTAAGTAAgcatttttatttcacacataAGATATACAAGAGATATATTTTCTAAGTGCGAGGTTGATAGTGTTTCTTACGTAATGCTTTTGTTCCCAGATATTATAATTGGGCACTAGCTGCACCCTTGATTTTAAGTCTACAAGCATTTCAGAAGAACTTACCAAAGGTAACTGATCTTGGATTTCTGCTCTGTGTGGTGTCATTATATATGGATCATTGTAAACTGGCAACTAGCTTGTCAGtaactgtctttgtctttttgtgtagGCTACAGAGGAGGCCTGGGTGAAGGAGAAAATGCCAAAGAAGTCAGGACGCTGGTGGTTCTGGCGAAAAAGGGCAGATAGTGCAATCAAGCAGGTGTGCACACACGTTATCACGAGTATTAAAACTtgcactgaaaaatattttttgtgagACTCACATCCACATTTTCCGTTTGTTCTTCCAGTCAGAGACGAAGCTTGAAACCAAGGAGGAGTCTCATCTGGAAGAGGAAGGATCTTCCATGTCTCAGGAGAAACTGCCCTTGCCGTAAGTGGTCCCAAAGGTTTATTAGTGCTCGTTAGAGTCAAGTGAGTCCAGTGGCATGTTGAACTCTGGGATGACATTGTCAGAGAAAATCCACAGCTTTGTAAATCTGTTTTATAACAACTCAGCATAATTACATTATATTGTGAGAGAATTAAGTCAATGAACCAAGCTGTTTTGGCAAGGTTACATGGCAGATAATGAAGGGCTGAGTGTGTTCAGTGAAATTTAATATAGTGTTTTAATCAGCTTCAGGTCTTGAGCAGTTTTTAAGTTGCACAGAATTATTAAATAGGAGCAGGAAAATAGTTCTGAAACATATACAACCACAAGGACTATTTCACTGACTTGATTTGTTTCCAAGTAATTtatctatatatatagataCACATACATATTGTTTCCCTTTAGGCCTAAAGCAGGAGACTCATCCAGCGATGAAGAGGCCAAGGAGGTGAGCGCTGCATCCTGTCAGGAGAGACTGCAGCCAGTAGATGGTCAGCACCACCCCAGCCCACACACTTACAGGAAGTCACTACGCCTCTCCTCTGATCAGATAGTAAGTACATGTTTCCTTCCTCAAAATCATCTCTTGCCAACCTCTTTAAAAGTATAGCATTCTGCTGCTTAATTAGTCTTATAAGTTGAAGTTTAACTTTTTTTGacagtttaatttttaaataaaaatctggTTGGTTTTCAGAGTACAATATTGATGAGGTTACAAACTGGAGGTGTAGAGAAGTCAATGAGATTTGTACTTGAAAGGGTTGATTTCATAGTGTAGAGCTCCCTCTGCTGGCCAGCTATGAACTGCATTGTGTTAGCTCCTCTAACAGTCTGTAGGGGGCTCTAAAGACCTGTACATGTTCACTGCACTGTGGTAAAACAAATCAAAGTGCAAAGTAAAGCCCACACTGTTGCAACAAGTTAGTGAATGAAATCACCTGCGCCTCCAGATGTCCTTCACCGTCTTCCTTTGTGTTACCAGGCCAGTCTGAAACTGAAGGAGGGACCTAACGATGTGACGTTCAGCATCACCACTCAATACCAGGGCACATGTCGCTGCGAGGGCACCATCTACCTGTGGAACTGGGACGACAAAGTCATTATCTCTGACATCGATGGCACTATCACCAAGTATGTGCCTCCAAGTCACTCACAACAATTTGATAACCCCAGCAGTGTAATGGTGCTGAACTTCCATGTGGTGTTATTCTACTTTCATGAATGCACATGTGAATGCTGAACAAGAGTTTGTGGCAAACTAGCTTCTAGTGAAAGTGTTCTTTAACTGTACTGATTGTGGGGAGTACTGAACAGTGCAGTAAATTGTCCAGGGCTCATCAGGTCTCCACCAGTGCATGGGATTTAGCTTCCCTTAAGTTGCATATAATATCAGCAGCTTGTGCGTGCTCGTAGTATATTCTTCTGTTAAGCTCAGTTCAGAGCAAAGATCAACAATGAGGTGAAACCATTTAAGTACGTCTCAGGGGAAAGTTGTTATAGTGTGAACTGGCCCGTCCCAGCTCAACTCAAGTCAGCTGATTGTGTCTGCTGTGACTCAGCTTGTTAAATcgccagtggctggttttagagcGTAAGGCACGTCACCTGTGTCAGCAGCCAAATGGCTTGTAGCAAAGTCAGCCGGCCAAGTTAGTTACAACCTGTCAgcaagtgttgtgtgtgtttgctgtggcATTCTCTGACAACAGCCCTCTATACCCGCTGAGCCAGAGGCCATCTCATCCTCATGACgtgtcgctgctgctgctggctgtatgtgcacatgtcacacacatatattcaCAAAGTACTCTTATGATTGTTAATTTAACCTGAAAAGCTGGTAGTTAAACCTTAAGCACAGAAAGTCATCGCTATGGAGACCGCGCACCAAATCTCTTGTTGCATTGGTGTAAACTGGTTTTGAGAACGTTGTCGACTGGCACTTTGCAAGTTGTTGTGAGATTCAACTTGTCACGTTGCGAATCTCTGCTGTGAACATGGCTCGTACTCTTGTAAAAACCTTTTTGCACTTTTGTAATATATAGTGTGAAATGATGCAAAAGTGTCTGTGTAACAGATGACGCATGTTCGTTTTGGATCATGATCTGTAAACATCCACATCGCCAGAAAGAAAGTAATTTGTGCTTTATTAAGACAGCACGTGTACAAGTGTTATACTAATTTGAGTCTCTCATGTCTATAAATTGCCCACATACTGTGAAATAACGCTCCTTATTTGATGGGCCGTGTGATCATCAGAGATGGAGGCCAGCAGGTGAATAAACAGTGACTGAAGCTGTTGCAGAACATGTGATAGCTCGGCTTAATATACAAAAGGGAGGAAAATGATAGAATAGTTTTAAAGCACGTTTTTCCCCTTCCTAAAATCTTTTCTTTGCAATTTCATTGCCATTGATAAATTAAAGTCCCTCTCAAACAGCAGATATTAAGTCCATAATCCGGttttaagctttttaattagctAAAGCAAGCCCCATCTCTTTTGATACAAGTCTGATATCAGCCTGATGCCCACTCTTATGAGGTTCATAGGTGGTTTACATCAAACAGGTCCAGATTGACTGAAGCTTATTATCCCTGTGACCCTTCAGGCCAACCTGTGACATGTGACTTTCTTTGAGTAACAGGGTGAAGAGCACAGGGACTATTATAATGAGGCCATTTACATTTCTGTCTGTAAGCATGCACAGCCATAAGCTGCGGTTGAGACAGTGCTCGCCCTATGGGCCCGTAATCCTCATTAGTGGAGAATGGTCCATAATGTTCTGTTTATGATGAAATGGTAAAGTAGTTATGGTGCTTTATATGACCTTCTTGAATGGTCTGTACGACCGATCTAGTTTCTTCTTTCAAGCACATGTTTCCTATGACTCGTTTACTCTACATCTGCTACGATTTAGGAGCCTGTTACCTGGCAGATGAAGAGATCTCCGTCTTTATGCCACTAatatctctttgtgtttgtttgaatgtttaggtCAGATGTGTTTGGGCAGATCCTGCCACAGCTGGGGAAGGACTGGACCCACCAGGGCATTGCAAAGCTCTACCACTCAGTAGCTGAGTAAGTGCACGACAACATTGATTAATCACAGAGGAAGGATGAATGGTTGgtcagtggttagcactgtctgGGTTTGATTCCCAATAGTCTCTCTGTGGAGTTGATATGCTCTCCCAGTGTTTGCGTGGGGTGCTTGAGGTTGATGACTCAGGAAGTTTAACTATATCCAGGACAGAATTATTGTAGAAGCTAAAAACACCATGAAACTCCATGTCAGCGTTCGACCACTTTTCTCATCGTGGTTTCTTTTGTGGGCTTAAAAACTTTAATTTCGacctgtttttgctgctttaGTCATGCAGACAAAAGGAAACTTGAACCACACAGGCGGAAAAAGGCTACTGTGGCCATTAGTAGTGATAATAAATAGAATCTACTGTACAGATGGaggacaaattaaaggaaaaactgaATAACAGACAGGAGAAACATATCAAATGCAGATGCTTCCATGCATCAGGGCTCGCTAAATGGTTTGATGAGCATGaaagacataaataaaatgCCACAGCCTTTACAGTCACCAGAACTCAGAATAGTTTCACACGTTTGAAAGATTTTCGACCATCATGTGAGACAATAGTCTCCACCACCATCTCAATAACACCCAATAATATGATATAAACTTTCATCTTCAAATCTATTTAGTGATGTCTGTAATAGTCTCTGATGATTTGTTGTGTCTGGCtagatttgtttttcttcttatttgCTGAAATCAGGTTGAGTAGTAAATCTCAGTGTGTACATTTACATGCTATACATCTTAttccagataaaaaaaaatattcccactaaacggtggtgcagtggttagcattgtcgcctcacagcaagagtgttcctgattcgaacccagggtgggggagcccttctgtgttgggttttcatgttctccctgtgtcagtgtgggttttctctgggtactccagcttcctcccacagtccaaagacatgcaggctaattggtgactctaaattgtccgtaggtgtgaatgtgagcgtgaatggttgtctgtctctatgtgtcagccctgtgatagtctggtgacctgtccagggtgtaccccgcctctcgcccagtgtcagctaggataggcttCAGCACTcttgtgacccctaacaggataagcggttacggaaaatgaatgaatgaatattccTTTGcatgcagccgtgcatactCCAATTTAAGTGCCCCAACATGTCTTTGATAACGGCAAAATTtggaacagctggagctgcttgtgTCATTTTGcctctttgcatcaaaataaggTTTTTGTTTAACCGTgcgaacacagcctccctctttcatttctTCAGTCGTTTTCTTGAAAAGCTCGGCATTGCAATATTAGTGCATAACCAAAAagctgttgatatccaagtctttcataatgtttaaaagaagGTATGATTCTCTGTCCGTCCAGCAATGTGGACTTTTTTTGTGTATGCGTTTCTAACAACAGCTTGGAAAACTGTGGGcttgttggtttgtgtacaacgtagaaaagctgactgtaaacagacaAGAGGCCGTGCATTGCAAACTGCAATAAAAACCCCAGTTGAGACGTATATTCTGAATGTCTTTtatacatgtccaaaaaatgccCCTAACACCTGAATAACATCAGTGCGTCAGACATAACTTCTTCAAAAAAGGAATATTAtcagaatattgtcatgttTGGAGTTGTATTGGAATattaatgtgcatgtaaacatagtcaatGAGATTACTAGATTAACTAATAGTTGTATAAATGAGAAAATATCTTGTGGAAGAGTGGTGTTCATCCCTGCATTATGTACCACAGACTTGGCAAGGAACAGCACTGAAGCTGTTTTGGAGGCTTGTGTTGGCCTGCCTCCATACTGAAACACTTCATGTTGGTTCTccctttaatttgtcacccaTCTGTACCTGTTAGTAGAATTTCCAGTGAATTGGTTCGACCTCAGGGCGGCAGTGATTAGCGCTGTCACCTTGTAGCGAGAAGGTTTTGGGTTCAAACCGGCCTGCTGGGGCCtttgtgtgtggagtttgccACGCTGATTTGGTTAATTGGCGGCTCTTAATaggtaggtgtgaatgtgagcgtgagttGGCTGTCTCTATGCATCACTCCTGTGATTGATTGGCTCCAGCCCCTTGTGACCCTCTAGTATAAGCACGTATAGAGGATAGATGATGGATTGTGTGACATCTGCACATTACGAAAGCATCTGATCTTATTAAAGAGCTATTCTTAGTAATTGCTAATGATGGTCATGATATTAAAGTGTATTGGAACAACTGTTAATGAGCACCACTCTCCCCATCGGCAGAAACGGCTACAAGTTCTTATACTGCTCAGCGCGGGCTATTGGCATGGCAGACATGACAAGAGGTTACCTGCAGTGGGTCAATGACGGAGGCATCATTCTACCCCGAGGACCTCTCATGCTGTCTCCCAGCAGCCTTTTCTCCGCCTTCCACAGGTACAAGAACATACAACATAAATGTTTCACTGTTACTAAGCCAAGTACGTCTTTTTCCCAAAGCTATCACATACATTAAATGCTCCTTATTATGAATCTTGTGATCTGATTTCAAAACATACCATATTTGTTCCCCTTCAAACTATAATCCTTTTTGTCTGGAAACTTAATTTCACATTAAATATTAAGTTTCCTACTCCAAATCCTCCCCAAATCCTCGTTCATTATAATAAGCCTTTCATATGCCGAGGTTGTTAAGGCCACAGAAAACTCAAACTCATGAATTTCTAACTGTTGGTAGCCTTGCCATCAGCTCTTAGAAATCTACGCATGTTCAGCATCTTCTTGCaactctattttttttttttttcatcttcattTCCTGGTTTCCACTATCGGTTCTGAATGAGCTGAGAGATGCGTCTTCAAAGAGAGGACAGCTGCCAAAGCATCGCCTTTGATGGCCGATTGGCATGTTTATTAATTAGCTAGTTCAACCAAAGAGAACGACAACCAGCTGATTTCTGTAGATTTCTGTGCAGCAGCATGGAGATGTGGATGGAATTCTATAGGAGACCAAGTAACATACTCAAAGTGACGCTGACAAAGTACAATGTAGCTGGTAATTGCGAAAATGATTGGTCTCTCGGTGAACAAGATTTAGCACAGGATGCGACTGATCCCTTGTCGAAATAATTTGTGATGGCATATGTTAGCGTAGTGTAATTTCAGTCTTTAACTATGCCAAAAGCCATCTCCATTGTCTGTATTCTCTGTCAAAGGTGACACAAGTAAACAAACTTGTTAGTTACTAGTTTAGATGAACACTGAGAAGCTGCTctgctgtgttgtcatgttAATCATATATCATTTCATTTGGATTCTTCTGTGACCTTTACCTTATACATCATGGTTAATGTGTCACCATAGCAACCTGCAGCATGTGGATTTTTGTGTCATGTCCGTAAATTTCACATTTATTCTAGATTTATATGGTTCTCTTGATTTAATTTGCATTAACAGAGACATCCCTACCATCAGAGCTTCAGGAAAGCTAATAAACTGATGATTGTAAACTAAATATATCTGAAAGAGATTAGAGAGGAAGATGATTTAGAGAAGCTTAGCATGTATTTTGCGATGTTAACTCTAATTCAGATTTGACTCACGCTAAggacatgcatgtgtgtggcaCTCTAATCAATCTGTCTGTTTGCTTCAGGGAGGTGATTGAGAAGAAACCAGAGATCTTCAAGATTGAATGCCTTACAGATATCAAGAACCTGTTCCAGCATAACAAGCAGCCATTCTACGCCGCCTTTGGGAATAGAGCTAATGTGAGTTAATGAATGTTTGAAGATGTCAGACTCCCAGACATTAAAGCGCTCGTTTTTTACATGACAGCGAGCCGTGTTTTCCAGAATCCGCCGCCGACATGATGTATTGCAAGACCAACATGACACGTTGGCTATCAATTAACAGACATAAACATATGAAATCAGTACTGGGCTGAACCTGGGCTGAGGTCACTGGCGGGAGTGCGGGTCCCATGTGACATCGTCTGTTGACGGGGGCTCAAGCAGGGCACAGCGTCCCAT harbors:
- the lpin2 gene encoding phosphatidate phosphatase LPIN2 isoform X4, which codes for MKRQRSWGDWELLGNNTDDNTDNSEQDESLSLRSSWSLADTMNYVGQLAGQVLVTVKELYKGINQATLSGCIDVVVVRQRDGTYQCSPFHVRFGKLGVLRSKEKVIDIEVNGEPVELHMKLGDNGEAFFVQEAEQLNQIVPAHLATSPIPTESHLFWISEVEHRPPKDLEDDPADPEDPPEPPAPSTMATKKKKRRRKKHKGDPRREELTPPMSVTTSNAIAANTPAATTAAMSSTGQNEEIFEMDMSSDEEAAAHVSRSPSVTTMRDIDPKLPAARHSLDGYPMSDGDWPANDSHGLSQAFSPKSDSELMVRPSESLLRAESHMQWTWGEFPETTRVTKKEKPELIKTVTITPSESTHFRVILSSEAMENESEIERGEGASSSSSSVCTIVKPEPRTPITTMTPVIPLASVGTITSVSPVSPTEPLDVLPPNVATSTPFSSQQSDSPSKKKGVPKRSQHQGPEDIYLDDLNVLEPDVAARYFPKSESEAATKHWMDSEMHSGSQSPQSVGSAAADSGTECLSDSASDLPDVTLSLCGGLTENAEISKERFMEHIITYHEFAENPAIIDNPNLVVKIGNRYYNWALAAPLILSLQAFQKNLPKATEEAWVKEKMPKKSGRWWFWRKRADSAIKQSETKLETKEESHLEEEGSSMSQEKLPLPPKAGDSSSDEEAKEVSAASCQERLQPVDGQHHPSPHTYRKSLRLSSDQIASLKLKEGPNDVTFSITTQYQGTCRCEGTIYLWNWDDKVIISDIDGTITKSDVFGQILPQLGKDWTHQGIAKLYHSVAEEVIEKKPEIFKIECLTDIKNLFQHNKQPFYAAFGNRANDVFAYKEVGVPVCRIFTVNPKGELIQEQTKGNKSSYSRLSELVEHVFPLLSKEQNEAFVLPEYSSFCYWRQPIPEFNPDELL
- the lpin2 gene encoding phosphatidate phosphatase LPIN2 isoform X3: MNYVGQLAGQVLVTVKELYKGINQATLSGCIDVVVVRQRDGTYQCSPFHVRFGKLGVLRSKEKVIDIEVNGEPVELHMKLGDNGEAFFVQEAEQLNQIVPAHLATSPIPTESHLFWISEVEHRPPKDLEDDPADPEDPPEPPAPSTMATKKKKRRRKKHKGDPRREELTPPMSVTTSNAIAANTPAATTAAMSSTGQNEEIFEMDMSSDEEAAAHVSRSPSVTTMRDIDPKLPAARHSLDGYPMSDGDWPANDSHGLSQAFSPKSDSELMVRPSESLLRAESHMQWTWGEFPETTRVTKKEKPELIKTVTITPSESTHFRVILSSEAMENESEIERGEGASSSSSSVCTIVKPEPRTPITTMTPVIPLASVGTITSVSPVSPTEPLDVLPPNVATSTPFSSQQSDSPSKKKGVPKRSQHQGPEDIYLDDLNVLEPDVAARYFPKSESEAATKHWMDSEMHSGSQSPQSVGSAAADSGTECLSDSASDLPDVTLSLCGGLTENAEISKERFMEHIITYHEFAENPAIIDNPNLVVKIGNRYYNWALAAPLILSLQAFQKNLPKATEEAWVKEKMPKKSGRWWFWRKRADSAIKQSETKLETKEESHLEEEGSSMSQEKLPLPPKAGDSSSDEEAKEVSAASCQERLQPVDGQHHPSPHTYRKSLRLSSDQIASLKLKEGPNDVTFSITTQYQGTCRCEGTIYLWNWDDKVIISDIDGTITKSDVFGQILPQLGKDWTHQGIAKLYHSVAENGYKFLYCSARAIGMADMTRGYLQWVNDGGIILPRGPLMLSPSSLFSAFHREVIEKKPEIFKIECLTDIKNLFQHNKQPFYAAFGNRANDVFAYKEVGVPVCRIFTVNPKGELIQEQTKGNKSSYSRLSELVEHVFPLLSKEQNEAFVLPEYSSFCYWRQPIPEFNPDELL
- the lpin2 gene encoding phosphatidate phosphatase LPIN2 isoform X1 — translated: MKRQRSWGDWELLGNNTDDNTDNSEQDESLSLRSSWSLADTMNYVGQLAGQVLVTVKELYKGINQATLSGCIDVVVVRQRDGTYQCSPFHVRFGKLGVLRSKEKVIDIEVNGEPVELHMKLGDNGEAFFVQEAEQLNQIVPAHLATSPIPTESHLFWISEVEHRPPKDLEDDPADPEDPPEPPAPSTMATKKKKRRRKKHKGDPRREELTPPMSVTTSNAIAANTPAATTAAMSSTGQNEEIFEMDMSSDEEAAAHVSRSPSVTTMRDIDPKLPAARHSLDGYPMSDGDWPANDSHGLSQAFSPKSDSELMVRPSESLLRAESHMQWTWGEFPETTRVTKKEKPELIKTVTITPSESTHFRVILSSEAMENESEIERGEGASSSSSSVCTIVKPEPRTPITTMTPVIPLASVGTITSVSPVSPTEPLDVLPPNVATSTPFSSQQSDSPSKKKGVPKRSQHQGPEDIYLDDLNVLEPDVAARYFPKSESEAATKHWMDSEMHSGSQSPQSVGSAAADSGTECLSDSASDLPDVTLSLCGGLTENAEISKERFMEHIITYHEFAENPAIIDNPNLVVKIGNRYYNWALAAPLILSLQAFQKNLPKATEEAWVKEKMPKKSGRWWFWRKRADSAIKQSETKLETKEESHLEEEGSSMSQEKLPLPPKAGDSSSDEEAKEVSAASCQERLQPVDGQHHPSPHTYRKSLRLSSDQIASLKLKEGPNDVTFSITTQYQGTCRCEGTIYLWNWDDKVIISDIDGTITKSDVFGQILPQLGKDWTHQGIAKLYHSVAENGYKFLYCSARAIGMADMTRGYLQWVNDGGIILPRGPLMLSPSSLFSAFHREVIEKKPEIFKIECLTDIKNLFQHNKQPFYAAFGNRANDVFAYKEVGVPVCRIFTVNPKGELIQEQTKGNKSSYSRLSELVEHVFPLLSKEQNEAFVLPEYSSFCYWRQPIPEFNPDELL
- the lpin2 gene encoding phosphatidate phosphatase LPIN2 isoform X2, which gives rise to MKRQRSWGDWELLGNNTDDNTDNSEQDESLSLRSSWSLADTMNYVGQLAGQVLVTVKELYKGINQATLSGCIDVVVVRQRDGTYQCSPFHVRFGKLGVLRSKEKVIDIEVNGEPVELHMKLGDNGEAFFVQEAEQLNIVPAHLATSPIPTESHLFWISEVEHRPPKDLEDDPADPEDPPEPPAPSTMATKKKKRRRKKHKGDPRREELTPPMSVTTSNAIAANTPAATTAAMSSTGQNEEIFEMDMSSDEEAAAHVSRSPSVTTMRDIDPKLPAARHSLDGYPMSDGDWPANDSHGLSQAFSPKSDSELMVRPSESLLRAESHMQWTWGEFPETTRVTKKEKPELIKTVTITPSESTHFRVILSSEAMENESEIERGEGASSSSSSVCTIVKPEPRTPITTMTPVIPLASVGTITSVSPVSPTEPLDVLPPNVATSTPFSSQQSDSPSKKKGVPKRSQHQGPEDIYLDDLNVLEPDVAARYFPKSESEAATKHWMDSEMHSGSQSPQSVGSAAADSGTECLSDSASDLPDVTLSLCGGLTENAEISKERFMEHIITYHEFAENPAIIDNPNLVVKIGNRYYNWALAAPLILSLQAFQKNLPKATEEAWVKEKMPKKSGRWWFWRKRADSAIKQSETKLETKEESHLEEEGSSMSQEKLPLPPKAGDSSSDEEAKEVSAASCQERLQPVDGQHHPSPHTYRKSLRLSSDQIASLKLKEGPNDVTFSITTQYQGTCRCEGTIYLWNWDDKVIISDIDGTITKSDVFGQILPQLGKDWTHQGIAKLYHSVAENGYKFLYCSARAIGMADMTRGYLQWVNDGGIILPRGPLMLSPSSLFSAFHREVIEKKPEIFKIECLTDIKNLFQHNKQPFYAAFGNRANDVFAYKEVGVPVCRIFTVNPKGELIQEQTKGNKSSYSRLSELVEHVFPLLSKEQNEAFVLPEYSSFCYWRQPIPEFNPDELL